One window from the genome of Lentibacillus daqui encodes:
- the opp3b gene encoding oligopeptide ABC transporter permease — translation MAKYLMKRIIYMVITLFIIASVTFFLMKFLPGTPFQNEEKLTEDQRIILDEKYGLDKPIPVQYANYMVNIVKGDLGVSFQFDNQPVTHLLMNRVGPSLELGFQAMVVGTIIGILLGMLAAMFQNTWIDYGSTFLAVLGKSIPSFVFAAVLQYYIGVKLQLLPVASWDGFASSIMPTIALAIFPVATAARFMRTELIEVLGSDYITLAKAKGNSRMEVSFKHAIRNALIPLITVLGPMAVGLMTGSLVVEQIFAIPGIGEQFVKSIQTNDFPIIMGTTLFFAFLLTVIILVIDILYGIIDPRIRLAGGDKS, via the coding sequence ATGGCGAAGTATTTAATGAAACGGATAATCTATATGGTTATTACGTTGTTTATTATAGCCTCTGTCACATTCTTTTTAATGAAGTTTTTGCCTGGTACCCCGTTTCAAAACGAAGAAAAACTGACTGAAGACCAACGTATTATTTTGGATGAAAAATATGGATTGGATAAGCCAATTCCTGTCCAGTATGCCAACTATATGGTGAATATTGTCAAAGGTGACCTTGGTGTATCATTTCAGTTTGATAATCAACCGGTTACCCACTTATTAATGAATCGTGTAGGACCATCATTGGAACTTGGATTCCAGGCAATGGTTGTTGGAACCATTATTGGTATTTTACTGGGAATGCTTGCTGCCATGTTTCAGAATACATGGATTGATTATGGAAGTACATTTTTAGCTGTATTGGGAAAATCAATTCCATCCTTTGTCTTTGCGGCGGTCTTGCAATATTATATTGGAGTAAAACTGCAATTATTACCAGTGGCTTCCTGGGATGGATTTGCCTCATCAATCATGCCTACCATCGCGCTGGCCATATTTCCTGTGGCGACTGCAGCCCGCTTTATGCGAACAGAGCTAATAGAAGTGTTAGGATCAGACTATATTACCTTAGCAAAAGCAAAAGGGAACTCTCGAATGGAAGTATCCTTTAAGCATGCCATCCGCAATGCACTCATTCCTCTGATAACTGTACTGGGGCCGATGGCAGTAGGATTGATGACAGGTTCCCTGGTGGTTGAACAAATTTTTGCCATCCCTGGAATTGGCGAACAGTTTGTTAAATCGATTCAAACCAATGACTTCCCGATTATCATGGGGACAACGCTGTTTTTTGCTTTCTTGTTAACCGTGATTATTTTAGTCATTGATATACTATATGGCATTATTGATCCAAGGATTCGCCTGGCTGGAGGGGATAAATCATGA
- a CDS encoding peptide ABC transporter substrate-binding protein encodes MKKSKYYLFIGFVLAVAMVLSACGGGSDSSSGEGSGDKEGSDGSGSSGKQVFNMIETQEIPTGDPSLATDQASFIVFGQTMEGLYGLDKDDNPVPAIADGEPDISEDGKEYTFKLREDAKWSNGDPVTANDFVYAWQRAVDPETGSEYAYMFDGVIKNASEIINGDKDPDELAVKAEDDYTLKVTLDIPIEYFDSLLAFGTYLPLNEKFVEEKGDKFGTNSDNMLANGPFVLTDWDGSGLNWKYEKNDEYYDKDNVNLDEVNVQVSKKPSTAVNLFETDKTDRTAALSAEYAKQYQNDPNAATFEESSSWYLKFNQKRDGKDTPLANKNIRKALAMAFDKKAYTDQVLANGSVPTDGYVPRGLATNPETDEDFRDDSGDLISYDVDKAKEYWEKGLKELGEDSLELDYLSDDTENAKTTSEYFKNQLESNLDGLKLNVSNVPFKVRLKDTSEQNYDIVMHGWGADYLDPMTYLDLYVTDGGNNETGYSSKEYDKLIDDAKIKYANDPEKRWETMLKAEKLLIQEDTVIAPIYQRGRITLIKPYVKGLEEHLFGPDYSLKNVTIEK; translated from the coding sequence ATGAAAAAGTCAAAATATTATCTCTTTATTGGGTTTGTCTTGGCTGTCGCTATGGTACTATCTGCCTGTGGTGGTGGGTCAGATTCAAGCAGCGGTGAGGGGAGCGGTGACAAAGAAGGTTCAGATGGCAGTGGTTCCTCTGGCAAGCAAGTCTTTAATATGATTGAAACGCAAGAGATTCCAACCGGGGATCCATCACTGGCAACAGACCAGGCTAGTTTTATCGTATTTGGACAAACAATGGAAGGTCTTTATGGATTGGACAAAGATGACAATCCGGTTCCGGCAATCGCCGACGGTGAACCAGATATTAGTGAAGATGGAAAGGAATACACGTTTAAATTGCGTGAAGATGCCAAATGGTCAAATGGTGATCCGGTAACTGCCAATGATTTTGTTTATGCATGGCAACGCGCCGTTGATCCCGAGACTGGTTCGGAATATGCGTACATGTTTGACGGAGTTATCAAAAATGCATCAGAAATCATAAATGGTGATAAAGATCCGGACGAATTGGCTGTAAAAGCAGAAGATGATTATACATTAAAAGTAACACTGGATATACCAATTGAATATTTTGATTCCTTATTAGCATTTGGAACATACCTGCCGTTAAATGAGAAATTCGTTGAAGAAAAAGGCGATAAATTTGGTACCAATAGTGACAACATGTTGGCAAACGGACCATTCGTGTTAACCGATTGGGATGGTTCCGGTCTAAACTGGAAGTATGAAAAAAATGATGAATATTATGATAAAGACAATGTAAACCTGGATGAGGTCAATGTACAAGTTTCTAAAAAACCAAGTACTGCTGTAAACTTGTTTGAAACAGATAAAACGGATCGTACGGCTGCGTTAAGTGCTGAATATGCAAAACAGTATCAAAACGATCCAAATGCTGCTACGTTTGAAGAGTCAAGCTCATGGTATTTGAAATTCAACCAAAAACGTGACGGCAAAGATACGCCATTAGCCAACAAAAATATCCGTAAAGCATTGGCGATGGCATTTGATAAAAAAGCCTATACAGATCAAGTGCTGGCAAATGGCTCCGTGCCAACTGACGGCTATGTACCACGCGGTTTGGCAACCAACCCTGAAACGGATGAAGACTTCCGTGATGATAGTGGCGATTTAATTTCTTATGATGTTGACAAAGCCAAGGAGTATTGGGAAAAAGGATTGAAGGAATTGGGTGAGGATTCACTTGAGCTTGATTACTTAAGTGATGATACCGAAAATGCCAAAACAACGTCTGAGTATTTCAAAAACCAATTAGAATCCAATCTTGATGGTTTGAAATTGAATGTATCCAATGTTCCATTTAAAGTTCGTTTGAAGGACACAAGTGAACAAAATTATGATATTGTGATGCATGGCTGGGGAGCAGACTATTTGGATCCAATGACCTATCTTGACCTGTACGTTACAGATGGTGGGAATAATGAAACTGGATATTCGAGCAAAGAATATGACAAACTCATTGACGATGCCAAAATAAAATATGCCAACGACCCTGAAAAACGTTGGGAAACGATGTTGAAAGCTGAAAAACTTTTGATTCAGGAAGACACAGTTATTGCACCAATCTATCAGCGTGGACGTATCACATTGATCAAACCATATGTCAAAGGTTTGGAAGAGCATTTATTCGGACCGGATTACTCGCTGAAAAATGTCACCATTGAAAAATAA
- a CDS encoding DUF3899 domain-containing protein yields the protein MLKKLAIWVGVSQILILLICFIIYKRIDLLAYINVAFVIGAILILLSMAGYVTKGRFFDIVFYSFQHIFSQMTDKDRRPLSELVPQNYLFPFISGIIAISLMLGALFWYM from the coding sequence ATGCTGAAAAAATTAGCTATTTGGGTGGGAGTTTCGCAAATCCTTATCCTTCTAATCTGTTTCATTATTTATAAACGCATCGATTTACTTGCCTACATCAATGTTGCCTTTGTCATTGGTGCTATTTTGATACTGCTATCCATGGCCGGATATGTTACAAAAGGTCGGTTCTTTGATATTGTCTTTTACAGCTTTCAACATATTTTCAGCCAGATGACGGATAAAGACCGACGTCCACTATCAGAACTCGTTCCGCAAAACTACCTTTTCCCGTTTATATCCGGTATCATTGCGATCTCGCTCATGCTGGGTGCATTATTTTGGTATATGTAG
- a CDS encoding DUF1450 domain-containing protein — MGIVVIDVCDGNAITTLDIEGILESEFPEVSVIISECLLHCGLCRVRPYALVNGKKVFAKTPEECLDKIREAIKKELAVYY; from the coding sequence GTGGGTATTGTTGTTATTGACGTTTGTGACGGAAATGCAATTACCACTTTAGATATAGAAGGTATCCTCGAATCCGAATTCCCCGAGGTGTCCGTGATCATTAGTGAATGTCTGCTGCATTGCGGGCTTTGCCGTGTACGGCCATACGCGCTTGTTAACGGAAAGAAGGTTTTTGCGAAAACACCTGAGGAATGTTTAGACAAGATTAGAGAGGCAATCAAAAAAGAACTGGCTGTTTACTATTAA
- a CDS encoding RidA family protein, producing the protein MGKAIHTTNAPEAIGPYSQAIEAGDFVYVSGQIPINPETGAVEQGIENQTNQVLKNLQAILTEAGTDFKQVVKFTIYLKSMDDFATVNEIYGSHLEQPYPARACVEVSRLPKDVRVEMDVVAYKR; encoded by the coding sequence ATGGGAAAAGCAATTCATACAACCAACGCACCAGAAGCAATCGGACCCTATTCACAGGCAATTGAGGCAGGAGATTTTGTCTATGTGTCCGGTCAGATTCCGATTAATCCTGAAACGGGAGCAGTCGAACAAGGGATTGAAAATCAAACTAATCAAGTGTTAAAAAATTTACAGGCCATCTTAACCGAGGCAGGAACAGACTTTAAGCAAGTTGTTAAATTTACCATCTACCTGAAATCCATGGATGATTTTGCCACAGTAAATGAGATTTATGGCAGCCACCTGGAGCAGCCATATCCGGCAAGAGCATGCGTGGAAGTAAGCCGCCTGCCAAAAGATGTTCGTGTGGAGATGGATGTCGTAGCGTATAAAAGGTAA
- a CDS encoding lysozyme family protein: protein MKRNRKKAIKRALGLFIVLCGMFVFISLATTKQHDPDFQINRSLISKQVLNYEPLVDKYAEKYGVEDYKDVLLAIMMQESGGRGNDPMQSSESYCGKIGCIDDPELSIKQGVHYFANTIDAADGDVELAIQSYNFGKGFINYVQGKSGSYTQEEAIDFSKKMYKDAKDKSNYTCLRKEAKQYDACYGDIYYARDVMKYKQELEDS from the coding sequence ATGAAACGAAACAGAAAGAAAGCGATCAAACGGGCGCTTGGCCTTTTCATTGTTTTATGCGGGATGTTTGTTTTTATTTCGCTGGCTACTACAAAACAGCATGATCCCGATTTTCAAATCAACCGCTCCTTGATCAGTAAACAAGTGCTTAATTATGAACCGCTTGTGGATAAGTATGCCGAAAAGTATGGGGTTGAAGACTACAAAGATGTATTATTGGCAATAATGATGCAAGAATCAGGTGGTCGTGGTAATGATCCCATGCAGTCTTCGGAAAGTTATTGTGGAAAAATCGGCTGTATTGATGATCCGGAGCTATCTATCAAACAAGGTGTTCATTATTTTGCCAATACAATTGATGCGGCCGATGGGGATGTAGAGTTAGCGATCCAATCGTACAATTTTGGCAAGGGGTTTATCAACTACGTGCAGGGCAAGTCGGGTTCGTATACACAAGAGGAAGCAATTGACTTTTCCAAGAAAATGTATAAGGATGCCAAGGATAAATCGAATTATACCTGTTTACGCAAAGAGGCAAAACAGTATGATGCCTGTTACGGGGATATTTATTATGCCCGGGATGTGATGAAATATAAGCAGGAGTTGGAAGATTCATAG
- a CDS encoding MATE family efflux transporter produces the protein MRVRQYDFTQGNIFKQLIAFSGPIILTNLLQTSYQFADSLWVGNLLGANALGAVAVSSTIIFTMLSFVIGLNNAALTILSQQKGRDSQDGLKRYLNAFVVVLFCLSIVLGVLGFAFSKPLLHLMGTPEGMMSEAKEYLRINFLGILFLFGYNFISTVLRSLGDSKTPLRFVFISVILNIILDPLFIAGLHLGVKGAAYATIASQGLAFVYGITYVLYRKLAPFSLPKVPSKQEVGLILNLGIPSGLQMAVVSAGVAAIMSVVTGFGEGVVAGFSAAQRLDSILMLPAHALGTSVNSMAGQNIGIKNWPRVRHIAKFGVIYNFSVMLCIGIVVVFLASFGIRLFIHDQEAVRFGTRYLQIVALCYPFLGINFILNGIVRASGAMYQVLALNIISFWVLRYPLTALFAKVIGETGIAVGMGTSFLISSIFAFLYYRYGNWRKKELFTKSANS, from the coding sequence GTGCGTGTACGACAATATGATTTTACACAGGGAAATATTTTTAAACAGTTGATTGCATTTTCCGGTCCCATTATATTGACGAATCTGTTACAGACTTCCTATCAGTTTGCAGATAGCTTATGGGTGGGAAATTTACTCGGTGCCAATGCGCTGGGAGCTGTGGCTGTTTCCAGTACGATTATTTTTACGATGTTATCCTTTGTGATCGGCTTGAATAATGCTGCATTAACGATTTTGTCGCAACAAAAAGGGCGTGATAGTCAAGACGGTTTGAAGCGTTATTTGAATGCCTTTGTAGTGGTGCTTTTTTGCCTGTCCATCGTCCTTGGTGTCCTCGGTTTCGCATTTTCCAAGCCACTGTTACACTTGATGGGAACGCCGGAGGGAATGATGTCCGAGGCGAAGGAATATTTGCGGATCAATTTTCTCGGCATTCTATTTCTATTCGGCTATAACTTTATCAGCACCGTACTAAGGTCACTGGGCGACAGTAAAACCCCATTACGCTTTGTATTTATTTCGGTCATATTAAATATTATTCTCGACCCATTATTCATTGCCGGACTACACTTGGGAGTAAAAGGCGCTGCCTATGCAACGATTGCCTCCCAGGGATTAGCATTTGTCTATGGAATCACCTATGTGCTGTATCGAAAATTAGCCCCCTTCAGCTTGCCAAAGGTACCCAGTAAGCAAGAGGTTGGCCTCATTTTAAATCTGGGCATTCCATCTGGTTTGCAAATGGCCGTTGTATCAGCGGGGGTTGCAGCGATTATGAGTGTCGTAACCGGATTTGGCGAGGGCGTAGTAGCAGGGTTCAGTGCGGCTCAGCGGTTGGATAGTATCCTCATGCTGCCAGCACACGCACTAGGGACTTCAGTCAATAGCATGGCCGGGCAAAATATCGGGATCAAAAATTGGCCACGTGTACGTCATATCGCCAAATTTGGTGTTATCTATAATTTTAGCGTCATGCTATGCATTGGGATTGTCGTTGTGTTCCTGGCATCGTTTGGAATAAGGTTGTTCATTCACGATCAGGAAGCTGTTCGATTTGGAACCAGATATTTGCAAATAGTGGCGTTGTGTTATCCGTTTCTAGGAATCAATTTTATTTTGAATGGCATTGTTCGGGCATCCGGTGCGATGTATCAGGTGCTGGCATTAAACATCATTTCGTTTTGGGTGCTGCGCTATCCGTTAACTGCACTTTTTGCCAAAGTCATCGGTGAAACGGGAATCGCTGTTGGAATGGGCACAAGCTTTCTTATCAGCAGTATATTTGCCTTTTTATATTATCGCTATGGGAATTGGCGAAAGAAAGAGTTATTCACAAAAAGTGCGAACAGTTAA
- a CDS encoding long-chain fatty acid--CoA ligase yields the protein MMQTPLLVGSMLEHAEKFFARKQVISQTHDKLHVLTYADIGRRIRQLMSVLTELGIQKGDRVGTLAWNHHRHLEIYFAAPGMGAVLHTINIRLSVEHIVHIINHAEDKIIFIDEDILPLVEKIHDQLTTVEAFVVMTDKPEMPTSTLHPLYSYEEVLHTGDPAFPFAHDMDENDPAGMCYTSATTGKPKGVMYSHRGLVLHSFALGLADTQAISESDVFMAVVPQFHANAWGAPFACTWFGTTQVFPGPQFTPKRLAEFIERYRVTITAGVPTIWLGLMKELEQGNYDTSSLRAILCGGSAAPAGLIRAFETKYKIPFYHAYGATETTPLVTYSRLKSYQQDLTDDEKIKERSRQGILVPGLEMKIIGENGEVAWNDKEMGELLLRGPWIASEYYKDERSDQAFVDGWFHTGDVVTVDQEGTIKIMDRTGDLIKSGGEWISSLDLENALMAHEAVFEACVVAVPDEQWQERPIACVVLHEGYESSVGKDELIEFLRPQFAKWWLPDDVIFMDEIPKTSVGKFLKQQLRDQVKQH from the coding sequence ATGATGCAAACCCCATTATTAGTAGGATCGATGCTCGAGCATGCGGAAAAGTTTTTTGCCAGGAAACAGGTAATTTCCCAAACACACGATAAGCTCCACGTGCTCACCTATGCCGATATTGGCAGAAGAATCCGGCAATTAATGAGTGTATTGACGGAACTGGGTATACAAAAAGGTGATCGGGTTGGCACCTTGGCCTGGAATCATCATCGTCACTTGGAAATTTATTTTGCCGCTCCTGGCATGGGTGCTGTACTGCATACCATTAATATTCGTTTATCAGTGGAACACATTGTTCACATTATTAATCATGCAGAAGACAAAATTATTTTTATCGATGAAGATATACTGCCACTTGTTGAAAAGATTCACGATCAGTTGACGACCGTTGAGGCATTCGTGGTTATGACAGATAAACCAGAAATGCCAACATCCACGCTGCACCCATTATATTCCTACGAGGAAGTGCTTCATACCGGCGATCCGGCATTTCCTTTTGCACATGATATGGATGAAAACGATCCGGCGGGCATGTGCTATACATCAGCTACAACGGGCAAGCCTAAAGGTGTCATGTATTCTCATCGGGGCCTTGTCTTGCACAGTTTTGCTCTCGGTCTCGCTGACACGCAGGCAATTTCCGAGTCCGATGTTTTCATGGCGGTTGTCCCACAGTTTCATGCTAACGCTTGGGGTGCACCATTTGCCTGTACCTGGTTTGGCACAACACAAGTTTTCCCCGGACCACAATTTACACCAAAGCGGCTGGCGGAATTCATCGAACGGTATCGGGTAACCATTACTGCCGGTGTTCCGACCATTTGGCTGGGATTGATGAAAGAATTGGAACAGGGAAACTATGATACATCAAGCCTGCGTGCGATTTTATGTGGGGGATCAGCTGCACCAGCGGGATTGATTCGTGCTTTTGAAACAAAATACAAGATTCCGTTTTACCATGCATATGGTGCAACAGAAACAACGCCATTGGTCACCTATTCCCGTTTAAAAAGTTATCAACAGGATTTAACCGACGATGAAAAAATAAAAGAGCGTTCCCGCCAAGGTATTCTGGTTCCCGGTCTGGAAATGAAAATCATTGGGGAAAACGGTGAAGTTGCCTGGAATGACAAGGAAATGGGCGAGTTACTCCTGCGTGGCCCATGGATTGCCAGTGAATACTACAAGGACGAAAGAAGTGACCAAGCGTTTGTTGATGGCTGGTTCCATACTGGTGATGTCGTTACCGTTGATCAAGAAGGCACCATCAAAATAATGGATCGGACAGGCGATCTCATTAAAAGTGGCGGGGAGTGGATTTCTTCGCTTGATCTGGAAAATGCGCTGATGGCACATGAAGCTGTTTTTGAGGCATGTGTTGTTGCAGTACCTGATGAACAATGGCAAGAACGTCCTATTGCCTGTGTTGTTTTACATGAAGGTTATGAATCATCAGTAGGGAAGGATGAGCTAATCGAATTTTTGCGACCTCAGTTTGCCAAATGGTGGCTGCCGGATGATGTTATCTTTATGGACGAAATACCCAAAACATCGGTTGGGAAATTTCTCAAGCAACAATTACGCGATCAAGTAAAGCAACATTAA
- a CDS encoding DEAD/DEAH box helicase, whose translation MQYYKQNRVSAPVYDRNNQVWSATVTGTSLYFVEIYMKEFDQGNLIAYCDCPAFETYHTCKHIVAALIAIAKQSSSKLPDQTANNYRATNRLIDSLISIQQPEPSDMITKQVPMQMEYYLKWTFNHLLLLELKAGVKHPYVVKNVYDFLKQVLNGNEYYFTKKFTYHPDSHYFLTQDQEILETLYNILRNEKIYSRAFYHYQDQSERSILIPPLLIKPLLEKLIDRKLTVETRSNSYEHIDIVENELPFHFAISKNKRGEMVLAMDEMDKTVYFPDYQLLFSEGTFYFPGKDQLPVIEQLDDVGMENRELPVSKTQADVFVSEVLPTLKKVGDVQIAENVASEIIQVPLRAKLYLDVQGDWVVGKLEYHYGDHLIDPFNGRREQDDVIVIRDISKEQQIMRLIEQANFHYNGKELYIEADEETLYDFLYHMLPLFEQYVELFLTSEIRQFIVENQPSPSTNVSVETSSNLLEVGFTIDGIQDDEINQVLNAVMEKKRYYRLQSGALLSLEGEEFASVQQLFDDLNIKQSDIQNGNVEVPVYRGVQIDELIHTKKDYDPSFRRLLHQLTSPEEQVFPLPDELQATLRDYQKTGYQWFKSLSNYQLGGILADDMGLGKTLQSIAYILSEPKERPHLIVAPSSVLYNWKNECQKFAPDLRTVIMAGAPAERHKLIQDTVDKDVWITSYATLRQDIDLYRELNFQTLILDEAQYIKNYATKTSKAIREVKAGKRFALSGTPIENSIDELWAIFQVILPGLMPNQRTFRQLSHEKIATLTKPFILRRVKQDVLKELPEKIETVHVSELTGEQKKLYLGYLRQLQQEAAQSMKDDDFQKNRMKILAGLTRLRQICCHPSLFIENYQGTSGKLEQLMETVHNAVDNGKRMLIFSQFTSMHEIIISKLEEAGIDYFYLHGSTSSQERVQMSERFNAGEKSVFLISLKAGGTGLNLTGADTVILYDLWWNPAVEDQATGRAHRFGQKNVVQVIRLITEGTIEEKIYDLQQKKRELIDQVIQPGEKMLTSLTEDDIKELLSL comes from the coding sequence ATGCAATACTATAAACAAAATCGTGTCAGTGCTCCGGTTTATGATAGGAATAATCAGGTATGGTCTGCCACCGTCACGGGGACATCATTATACTTTGTTGAGATATATATGAAAGAATTTGATCAAGGGAACCTTATTGCGTATTGTGATTGTCCAGCTTTTGAGACCTATCATACATGTAAACACATTGTGGCAGCCTTAATCGCCATTGCGAAACAATCGTCATCGAAGTTACCTGACCAAACGGCAAATAATTATCGGGCAACAAACCGACTGATCGATTCATTGATTTCCATCCAGCAGCCGGAGCCTTCAGATATGATTACTAAACAGGTGCCGATGCAGATGGAATATTATCTGAAATGGACGTTCAACCATTTATTATTACTCGAATTGAAAGCCGGCGTGAAGCATCCGTATGTTGTAAAAAATGTGTATGATTTCCTGAAACAAGTTTTAAATGGAAATGAGTATTATTTCACCAAAAAATTCACCTATCATCCGGATAGTCACTACTTTCTAACGCAGGACCAGGAGATATTGGAAACGTTATATAACATTCTGCGTAACGAAAAAATCTATTCCCGAGCATTTTATCATTATCAGGATCAGTCTGAACGGTCGATCCTGATTCCGCCATTGTTAATCAAACCGTTGCTTGAGAAATTAATCGATCGCAAGCTGACAGTGGAAACCCGGAGTAACAGTTATGAACATATCGATATCGTTGAAAATGAACTGCCATTTCATTTTGCCATTTCAAAAAATAAGCGGGGAGAAATGGTGTTGGCCATGGATGAGATGGATAAGACGGTTTACTTTCCCGATTACCAGCTGTTATTTTCTGAAGGAACATTTTATTTCCCGGGAAAAGATCAACTGCCGGTTATTGAACAGCTGGACGATGTGGGTATGGAAAATCGGGAATTGCCTGTCTCAAAAACGCAGGCGGATGTGTTTGTGTCGGAGGTCCTTCCTACATTGAAGAAGGTTGGCGATGTGCAAATAGCGGAAAATGTTGCATCAGAGATTATTCAGGTGCCACTAAGGGCCAAGCTCTACCTCGATGTGCAGGGAGATTGGGTGGTCGGCAAATTGGAGTACCATTATGGCGATCATTTAATTGATCCATTCAATGGCCGTCGCGAGCAGGATGATGTGATTGTTATCCGTGATATCAGCAAGGAACAACAGATTATGCGTTTAATCGAGCAGGCCAACTTTCATTATAATGGTAAGGAATTGTATATTGAAGCGGATGAAGAAACATTATACGACTTTCTATACCATATGTTGCCTCTGTTTGAGCAATATGTTGAATTGTTTTTGACATCGGAAATTCGCCAATTTATTGTTGAAAATCAACCGTCTCCATCAACAAATGTAAGTGTGGAGACCTCGTCCAATTTACTGGAAGTCGGTTTTACCATTGATGGAATCCAGGATGACGAGATTAATCAAGTGTTGAATGCTGTCATGGAGAAGAAACGGTATTACCGTCTGCAAAGTGGTGCATTGCTTTCCTTGGAAGGGGAGGAATTTGCTTCGGTCCAGCAGCTGTTTGATGACCTGAACATTAAGCAGTCGGATATCCAGAATGGGAATGTCGAGGTACCGGTTTATCGTGGTGTACAAATCGACGAACTGATTCATACGAAAAAAGATTATGATCCATCATTTCGCCGGCTGCTTCATCAGCTGACTTCACCAGAGGAGCAAGTTTTCCCATTGCCGGATGAATTGCAAGCTACCTTACGTGACTATCAAAAAACGGGGTATCAATGGTTTAAGTCATTGAGTAATTATCAATTAGGTGGTATTTTGGCCGATGATATGGGGCTGGGAAAGACATTGCAAAGTATCGCCTACATTCTTTCCGAGCCAAAAGAACGACCGCATTTGATTGTTGCGCCATCCTCGGTTTTATACAATTGGAAAAACGAATGCCAGAAGTTTGCACCTGATTTACGGACGGTGATCATGGCCGGTGCGCCTGCAGAACGGCACAAGTTGATTCAGGATACGGTCGATAAGGATGTTTGGATCACTTCATATGCGACATTACGACAAGATATTGATTTATATCGGGAATTAAATTTTCAAACGTTAATCCTTGATGAAGCCCAGTATATTAAAAACTATGCGACCAAAACATCGAAGGCAATACGGGAAGTGAAGGCAGGTAAACGATTTGCTTTAAGCGGAACACCCATCGAAAACTCCATCGATGAGTTGTGGGCCATTTTCCAGGTGATTTTACCCGGGCTTATGCCAAACCAGCGCACATTCAGACAGCTGTCCCATGAAAAAATCGCTACATTGACCAAACCGTTTATATTACGTCGTGTCAAACAAGATGTTTTAAAAGAACTTCCGGAAAAAATCGAAACGGTGCATGTATCTGAGTTAACCGGTGAACAGAAAAAATTGTATCTTGGTTATTTACGGCAGCTGCAGCAAGAAGCGGCTCAATCAATGAAAGATGATGATTTTCAAAAAAACCGGATGAAAATATTGGCCGGCTTAACCCGATTACGTCAGATTTGCTGTCATCCGTCATTGTTTATTGAGAATTATCAAGGGACATCAGGAAAACTGGAGCAATTAATGGAAACCGTCCATAATGCGGTGGATAATGGCAAACGCATGCTGATTTTTTCCCAATTCACCAGCATGCATGAGATTATCATTAGCAAATTGGAAGAAGCAGGTATCGACTACTTTTATTTACATGGCTCCACGTCGTCACAGGAACGGGTACAAATGAGTGAACGGTTTAATGCTGGTGAGAAAAGTGTCTTCCTGATTTCCTTAAAGGCTGGAGGTACCGGATTGAACTTGACAGGAGCGGATACAGTCATTTTATATGATCTGTGGTGGAATCCCGCAGTCGAGGATCAGGCAACAGGTCGAGCACATCGATTCGGCCAGAAAAATGTCGTCCAAGTCATTCGTCTGATAACAGAAGGAACAATTGAAGAAAAGATTTATGATTTACAGCAGAAGAAACGGGAACTAATCGACCAAGTGATTCAGCCTGGTGAGAAAATGCTGACGAGCTTAACCGAAGACGATATCAAAGAACTGCTAAGCCTATAG